TAGCTCTCACTGAACATGTACTGGAGATCCAGTAGCTTCATTATTTCCTTGTCATAGCTGTATTTGCTTGAAGTCGCTCTCCACGACATACAGCTGGACCTAGAAAGACGTTTAGCACACCAAACACGTGAATGCACATGCCTGATAGGCTCGGCACAGCAAACTAAACGTACTTCGCTCATAAGATTTAACTATGAAGAAAATTCTGACCTTTCCTAAGCTTGTCTCTGTACACTTGAGGGGAATAACACTACCACTTGGGACTTCACTCTCCCTTGTGTCTGCTTCAATCCATGGAAACTTCTGCGTTAACAGTAATTAAACAATGTAATTAGAAAGTGTGAGAGAGAGAATGTATTTAGGGAGAGTGCATAGAGTGCAGTGTTGATGAAATAATAGCATGGTATAACTGATGGCAGCTCTGTTCTCTGTGTTACTTTATACACTTCTACCCTGAGAACAGCCCTCATTTGGAATCTCCATTCTCTCCGCAGGTTTGCAGAGGTTGCATGTCCCGAAAACCTTGTAATGTGAAACACTGTTACACTAATGAAAGTTTGACTTCGCATCTCATATGTGGTTATGATAAATGCCACGATAAGCAGATGGCTTTTTCGCCACCTCCTACACTTTTGCAAAAATTGAATCTGTTCTTGAAAAGCGTGCTCGCCCTTGCTCTGAGGCTACTTTGAGGGAATTTGACATGTGATTGAGAACTGATTTGTTCATTCAAGGAACTAGATATTACTAGAGGCAAACAGGAAAGTGCCCTCTTATGTTGGCCCTTCCTGTTTTGCTAGACGCCTGTAGGTGGGATGAGAGATATTGGGCACCACAGATGAATGTGTTTCAAGCATTCCAAGAGTCATTTGCCAGGAAAAATGTAAAATGCCAGGGGCACTTGACAATCATAATGTGCGCAATCAACGCGTACTTCTAAACAGACACTGCAACCCGCACTAGTCACGAAATAGCACCACATATATTGTAGAACCTCTTCTAGCTGTAATGCAGTCACTGCTGAAAAGTGAGTAATAAATGAATCTACTAACAATCACGGGGATGGGAAAATGCTGAAGTGTTTGAGCAGTAGCGTAGCCTGAAAAAGATTTTAGGAGGGGGGACCAAACTGCCCAAAATCACTCCCCTGACTACACCACTATGTCCGAGTGTTCGACAACCATTCAAATACCACCTACCCCTTTCGGAAGAATATCTTACCTCATCTTCAGGTTCCCCACTGAGGGACATCCGCATTGCCGTGCTTTCCTTGGTGTATAGCTGAATGGTGAAAGAGCAGCCTAAATGAAGAGTTAATTAAATTAAACATTGGTCGGTGCTTATAAAAGGCAGAACACCTAGGACAAATCAGCCTCGAACTGTCAGAAGATTTTGTGTGGGATACGCGAATAAATCCAGCTCACCTTTTGGGTTTGCTTTTAGCACAGAGTCCGAAGTAGAGATCCTCAGGATAATTGCGCGTGCCAAAGCTTCCGTATCCAGCAGGAAATCTTCTTCGCTTTTCGATAAGAATGAAAGGAGGTTTCTGACTTGTGCACACAAACTTAATTGGTCAATGTTTCTTACCACTCAAAGTTCTGACTAGGACATTCTGTCGAGC
This sequence is a window from Ornithodoros turicata isolate Travis chromosome 10, ASM3712646v1, whole genome shotgun sequence. Protein-coding genes within it:
- the LOC135371020 gene encoding mitotic spindle assembly checkpoint protein MAD2B-like, producing MSVLEAGPDVLAELLEISIHNILYTRKLYPESAFRRTRKYNVPVQLAVHPKVVEYIDNCIATAHKLLQKNELSRLAVTVMGENFKPVEQFVFEVSVKMESSTECPSQNFECEEDFLLDTEALARAIILRISTSDSVLKANPKGCSFTIQLYTKESTAMRMSLSGEPEDEKFPWIEADTRESEVPSGSVIPLKCTETSLGKVQLYVVESDFKQIQL